The Watersipora subatra chromosome 1, tzWatSuba1.1, whole genome shotgun sequence genome has a window encoding:
- the LOC137399799 gene encoding rho GTPase-activating protein 21-like isoform X3: MVFVSPNRPTYNLPYTMENDGATTPVDNKTSRKNSTSSVTSEGSAATLALRQATSDNFEQSLKLSLPPSPAVAHDDLGSEEANTIQRLTNHTSSSDCLSDFFHYSATAKITDHFPTKTLTASPKVFNATSERRGSHQHIHSARAPVATIEDPTSPELELDFVDTTNTDVSFEPTSPRNISTSEGETSREDSCHSLDSNTQRAEHTSAERSTNKIRFLPAYREKTVKEMMQDRSPRAVKLPANNKSVYRSPSAKSSSSIMQNYNNTMYPQPGRIYSTPPPQIRAYNNMNRNHRSTIANARVNDGTHPRMPMRAVEPQTYNGMPYSQPRHSSPVNYNSSYGTVRHNTNYGTVRHDPNYGTVRHDPNYGAARQESSSYGTFRRVMPYAQHPSQPMSYRRKATSHSDMRSNSGKMSSDSSSQSQVDGRNIRGANSESEVDRPYTSSSRFSSNTSIPSGPYLASSSMTSLPQYAQLITPSPPTPQRSDSAGNVRRPSGLPLENNLNTRHSYTANSRPQKLSVPTQRVNSCDDVFNDSTVYTRKRGSTTPTSPVSRQPSYLTAMNKPIRPKISRNEENAYSTSAVVLRNNASPPTEEAHQKIQRRTSYIMATLRASPTEELQKTPNQKYRKLKKFFGENTPSIKEGQEKALQPSSQRELFTLPDNLEVQKTGILAVKILAIEGKKSHTRSWRGMGAVLSREMLYLLKDKKENANMLTAPSGSLSIDEKPICIVACYVAIEYAYTKKRHVFKLITSTTSEYLLQAEDERDMIEWIRAIEANRHPDKEKSSSIKSERLTSAELVRRINNHHTKKKRSLGGLSFKSKQQNTSPFRDGSQKGDVKMTKTSSETHKFPFDNSAEQPSGDFGMPIHDCSPSHENEFVPLVVELCTKAIEDRGLDFVGIYRVPGNKAAVEMLKKELNQGIINLENDKWKDVNVLSSLLKTYFRQLPDSLITANKYKSFIETNKITDARTRLVALKQLIKTLPDYNYETLKYLAIHLRKVAEHGEQNKMDTRNIAIVFGPTIVRAGDDMMTFVKDMSAQCCIIESIILYCDWMFSSADENPPAINEEDVSVSAAPISETMNNLSAVDLVAIAGDKSKSKAQLVSALSSAVGKKNKSPHGPVSISSPTTAVLPLNDEQQATGDDHGFKNRDLQQKAAARNQRLQHQKEKELREWHVPHYAAQGTNTPSVKERCSQQLAPHPIDNSTIPRWHSEESVLMEHTQKRTHDQYPYRSNNHSERHVRQLSYGEHESTPPPPIPARGVDSKPPLPPKPMQLYHAKPTCINSPEWEGLPRQLYENYEHLELEKPEHMPPQRTLRIIQSQLKTASLRRRGSLDSMMDTLEPFHAYSSSSSTESQDGSGLLSSLTATFDHKLKLLEEQSFGQSSSSRERTSTSTGPSRHGSSEQSRESLLSILSNKDHMNACESFSSTQDMQSSDRGFDGSTSSVGSVPYRPDAKVGIASRIERKDMKPMGYPPATNTTQTRVVNATGSVISHRDHAHGDPSSDDDDGDMANNNSVNYENKPLIHRHMSDEKKRVRRRHTVGGAPDIELFKDALSQYKAKQNLTLNEASVEPLEETLTAWQRLQPGGNREPLTLRDWLERERFRASSPELEMNNMPNIMHFQRVSQQLSGSLLESNT, encoded by the exons ATGGTATTTGTGAGTCCGAATCGGCCTACATATAACTTGCCATACACGATGGAAAACGATGGTGCGACAACTCCTGTTGACAATAAGACATCACGGAAAAACTCCACAAGCAGCGTGACTTCTGAAGGGTCTGCTGCCACTCTCG CTCTGAGGCAAGCAACGTCAGATAATTTTGAACAAAGCTTGAAACTTTCGCTGCCACCAAGTCCTGCTGTTGCTCATGATGACCTAGGTTCTGAAGAGGCTAATACTATCCAAAGATTAACCAATCATACTTCATCATCTGACTGCTTATCAGACTTTTTCCACTACTCAGCGACTGCTAAAATAACGGACCATTTTCCAACCAAAACTCTGACAGCAAGTCCAAAGGTATTTAATGCAACAAGCGAAAGAAGAGGGAGTCACCAACACATCCACAGTGCAAGAGCTCCTGTTGCTACAATTGAAGACCCCACATCACCAGAGCTAGAGTTGGATTTTGTTGATACTACAAATACTGACGTGAGCTTTGAGCCAACTAGTCCTCGAAACATATCCACATCTGAAGGAGAAACTAGTCGAGAAGATAGTTGCCATTCGCTGGACAGTAACACTCAG AGAGCTGAGCATACAAGCGCTGAGAGAAGCACAAATAAAATTCGATTTCTACCAGCGTATAGAGAAAAAACTGTTAAAGAAATGATGCAAGATCGGTCTCCACGAGCTGTCAAATTACCAGCCAATAACAAATCAGTTTACAGGTCTCCATCAGCTAAAAGTTCTTCATCCATCATGCAAAACTACAACAATACCATGTATCCACAACCTGGTAGAATTTACAGCACTCCACCTCCCCAGATTAGGGCATATAACAATATGAACAGAAATCACCGGTCAACAATAGCGAATGCTCGCGTAAATGATGGCACACACCCACGAATGCCGATGAGAGCGGTCGAACCTCAGACCTATAATGGGATGCCATATTCTCAACCTAGGCATTCATCACCAGTCAATTATAATTCTAGCTATGGGACAGTTAGACATAATACCAACTATGGAACGGTTAGACATGATCCCAACTATGGAACGGTTAGACACGATCCCAACTATGGAGCAGCCCGACAAGAGTCTAGTAGCTATGGAACATTCAGACGAGTTATGCCATATGCGCAACACCCATCACAACCTATGAGCTATAGACGTAAAGCTACCTCTCATAGTGATATGCGAAGTAACAGTGGTAAAATGTCTAGCGATAGCTCTTCACAATCACAAGTTGATGGCAGAAATATTCGAGGTGCTAACAGTGAGTCGGAAGTAGACCGACCGTATACCTCTTCGTCCCGATTTTCTTCAAACACGTCAATACCTTCAGGTCCCTACTTAGCGTCTAGTAGCATGACAAGTCTTCCGCAATATGCCCAGCTAATTACACCATCACCGCCAACTCCTCAGAGATCGGATTCTGCCGGTAATGTCCGTCGCCCTAGCGGCCTACCACTAGAGAACAATCTTAATACAAGACATTCCTATACGGCCAACAGCCGTCCACAGAAGCTCAGTGTTCCGACTCAAAGGGTGAACTCATGTGATGACGTTTTCAATGATTCCACTGTATACACAAGGAAAAGGGGTAGTACAACTCCAACCTCTCCTGTAAGCCGCCAGCCATCCTACCTCACAGCTATGAATAAACCTATCAGACCGA AGATTTCGAGGAATGAGGAGAATGCATATTCTACTTCAGCTGTCGTTTTGAGAAACAACGCATCACCTCCAACGG AAGAAGCTCATCAAAAGATTCAGCGTAGAACATCATATATAATGGCTACATTGAGAGCATCGCCTACTGAGGAGCTCCAGAAAACACC AAATCAAAAATACCGAAAGCTAAAGAAATTTTTTGGAGAAAACACTCCTTCGATAAAGGAAGGCCAAGAGAAAGCCCTTCAGCCTTCGAGCCAACGAGAGCTGTTCACTCTGCCTGACAACCTTGAAGTGCAAAAGACTGGAATATTAGCTGTAAAAATTCTTGCGATCGAAGGCAAGAAATCTCATACTCGATCCTGGAGAGGAATGGGAGCAGTACTGAGCCGAGAAATGCTCTATCTACTAaaagacaaaaaagaaaatgcaAACATG CTGACTGCTCCTTCTGGTTCCCTCAGTATTGATGAGAAACCAATCTGTATTGTGGCTTGCTATGTAGCCATAGAATACGCCTACACCAAAAAACGGCATGTTTTTAAACTCATCACATCAACTACGTCAGAATACCTGCTGCAAGCCGAAGACGAGAGAGACATGATTGAGTGGATCAGAGCCATCGAAGCCAACAGGCACCCAGATAAAGAG AAGTCTTCTTCAATCAAG TCTGAGCGGCTAACTAGTGCTGAGCTGGTGAGACGAATTAATAACCACCACACCAAGAAAAAGAGATCACTTGGAGGCTTGTCATTCAAGTCCAAACAACAAAACACATCTCCATTTAGAG ATGGAAGTCAAAAGGGGGATGTCAAGATGACCAAAACAAGTTCTGAAACACACAAATTCCCGTTTGACAATTCAGCAGAGCAACCATCAGGAGACTTTGGCATGCCTATTCATGATTGCTCCCCATCTCATGAAAATGAGTTTGTGCCCTTAGTAGTCGAACTATGCACAAAAGCTATTGAGGACAGAGGGCTCGACTTTGTGGGCATCTACAGGGTGCCTGGCAACAAAGCAGCAGTAGAAATGCTGAAAAAGGAGCTAAACCAG GGCATAATAAACTTAGAGAACGACAAGTGGAAAGACGTGAACGTCCTCAGCAGCTTGCTAAAAACTTATTTCCGACAGCTTCCAGACTCACTTATCACTGCTAACAAGTACAAAAgttttatagaaacaaataaaataacagATGCCAGAACAAGACTAGTTGCGCTTAAACAGCTGATCAAGACCCTTCCAGATTACAACTATGAGACACTCAAATATCTTGCCATTCATCTTCGCAAAGTGGCGGAGCATGGTGAACAAAACAAg ATGGATACAAGAAATATTGCCATTGTTTTTGGACCAACCATAGTGCGGGCTGGTGATGATATGATGACATTTGTGAAAGATATGTCAGCACAATGCTGTATCATAGAAAGCATTATACTCTATTGTGATTGGATGTTTTCCTCCGCTGATGAAAATCCACCAGCTATCAACGAGGAAGATGTGTCTGTTTCGGCTGCTCCTATAAGCGAGACCATGAACAACTTGAGTGCTGTAGATTTAGTCGCAATTGCTGGTGACA AGTCAAAAAGTAAAGCCCAATTGGTGTCTGCTCTATCCAGTGCCGTAGGCAAGAAAAACAAGTCACCGCATGGTCCAGTATCCATATCATCTCCCACGACAGCTGTTTTACCACTTAATGACGAGCAGCAAGCTACTGGAGATGACCACGGATTTAAAAACCGTGATCTTCAGCAAAAG GCTGCTGCCAGGAATCAACGGCTGCAGCATCAAAAAGAAAAGGAATTGAGAGAATGGCATGTCCCTCATTATGCTGCACAGGGAACAAATACACCATCAGTAAAAGAAAGGTGCAGTCAACAGCTAGCCCCACATCCTATTGATAATTCAACAATTCCACGATGGCATTCCGAAGAATCTGTTCTCATGGAACATACACAAAAGAGAACGCATGACCAGTATCCATATCGCTCGAATAATCATTCGGAGAGGCATGTGAGACAGCTCTCCTATGGGGAACATGAAAGCACACCACCTCCACCAATACCCGCTCGTGGTGTTGACTCTAAACCACCGCTGCCGCCAAAACCTATGCAGTTGTACCACGCAAAACCCACGTGCATCAATTCCCCCGAGTGGGAAGGCCTACCTCGCCAACTATATGAGAATTATGAACATTTAGAATTGGAAAAACCAGAACATATGCCTCCTCAAAGAACTCTGAGAATCATCCAAAGTCAACTAAAAACAGCTAGCTTACGTCGACGTGGCTCTTTAGACTCAATGATGGATACACTGGAGCCATTCCATGCATACTCATCAAGCTCAAGCACAGAGTCACAAGATGGCTCAGGGTTGCTTTCAAGTCTTACCGCTACATTTGatcacaaattaaaacttttagaaGAGCAATCATTTGGACAGAGTAGTAGTAGTCGAGAAAGAACTAGTACTTCAACAGGCCCATCACGTCATGGCTCTTCTGAGCAAAGTCGTGAAAGTTTGCTCAGTATACTCAGTAACAAAGACCACATGAATGCATGTGAGTCGTTTTCATCTACACAGGACATGCAGAGCTCAGATAGAGGTTTTGATGGTTCTACATCAAGTGTTGGCAGTGTTCCATACCGTCCAGATGCAAAAGTAGGCATTGCCTCCAGAATAGAACGCAAGGACATGAAACCAATGGGTTACCCACCAGCGACTAACACAACTCAAACACGGGTTGTTAATGCAACAGGCAGTGTCATATCGCACAGAGATCATGCTCATGGAGATCCCAGCAGTGATGATGATGATGGAGACATGGCAAACAATAATAGTGTGAATTATGAGAATAAACCACTAATACACCGGCATATGAGTGATGAGAAGAAACGGGTTAGGAGACGACACACAGTTGGTGGAGCACCAGACATAGAACTGTTTAAAGATGCACTTTCTCAATATAAAGCCAAACAGAATTTGACGTTGAATGAAGCAAGTGTAGAGCCTCTAGAAGAAACTTTGACAGCTTGGCAAAGATTGCAGCCAGGAGGCAATAGAGAACCATTAACCTTGCGAGACTGGCTTGAGCGAGAACGCTTTAGAGCCAGCTCTCCTGAATTGGAAATGAACAACATGCCAAATATTATGCATTTTCAAAGGGTTAGTCAGCAATTGTCTGGCTCACTTCTGGAGTCCAACACATAG
- the LOC137399799 gene encoding rho GTPase-activating protein 21-like isoform X4: MSSSTNQALRQATSDNFEQSLKLSLPPSPAVAHDDLGSEEANTIQRLTNHTSSSDCLSDFFHYSATAKITDHFPTKTLTASPKVFNATSERRGSHQHIHSARAPVATIEDPTSPELELDFVDTTNTDVSFEPTSPRNISTSEGETSREDSCHSLDSNTQRAEHTSAERSTNKIRFLPAYREKTVKEMMQDRSPRAVKLPANNKSVYRSPSAKSSSSIMQNYNNTMYPQPGRIYSTPPPQIRAYNNMNRNHRSTIANARVNDGTHPRMPMRAVEPQTYNGMPYSQPRHSSPVNYNSSYGTVRHNTNYGTVRHDPNYGTVRHDPNYGAARQESSSYGTFRRVMPYAQHPSQPMSYRRKATSHSDMRSNSGKMSSDSSSQSQVDGRNIRGANSESEVDRPYTSSSRFSSNTSIPSGPYLASSSMTSLPQYAQLITPSPPTPQRSDSAGNVRRPSGLPLENNLNTRHSYTANSRPQKLSVPTQRVNSCDDVFNDSTVYTRKRGSTTPTSPVSRQPSYLTAMNKPIRPKISRNEENAYSTSAVVLRNNASPPTEEAHQKIQRRTSYIMATLRASPTEELQKTPNQKYRKLKKFFGENTPSIKEGQEKALQPSSQRELFTLPDNLEVQKTGILAVKILAIEGKKSHTRSWRGMGAVLSREMLYLLKDKKENANMLTAPSGSLSIDEKPICIVACYVAIEYAYTKKRHVFKLITSTTSEYLLQAEDERDMIEWIRAIEANRHPDKEKSSSIKSERLTSAELVRRINNHHTKKKRSLGGLSFKSKQQNTSPFRDGSQKGDVKMTKTSSETHKFPFDNSAEQPSGDFGMPIHDCSPSHENEFVPLVVELCTKAIEDRGLDFVGIYRVPGNKAAVEMLKKELNQGIINLENDKWKDVNVLSSLLKTYFRQLPDSLITANKYKSFIETNKITDARTRLVALKQLIKTLPDYNYETLKYLAIHLRKVAEHGEQNKMDTRNIAIVFGPTIVRAGDDMMTFVKDMSAQCCIIESIILYCDWMFSSADENPPAINEEDVSVSAAPISETMNNLSAVDLVAIAGDKSKSKAQLVSALSSAVGKKNKSPHGPVSISSPTTAVLPLNDEQQATGDDHGFKNRDLQQKAAARNQRLQHQKEKELREWHVPHYAAQGTNTPSVKERCSQQLAPHPIDNSTIPRWHSEESVLMEHTQKRTHDQYPYRSNNHSERHVRQLSYGEHESTPPPPIPARGVDSKPPLPPKPMQLYHAKPTCINSPEWEGLPRQLYENYEHLELEKPEHMPPQRTLRIIQSQLKTASLRRRGSLDSMMDTLEPFHAYSSSSSTESQDGSGLLSSLTATFDHKLKLLEEQSFGQSSSSRERTSTSTGPSRHGSSEQSRESLLSILSNKDHMNACESFSSTQDMQSSDRGFDGSTSSVGSVPYRPDAKVGIASRIERKDMKPMGYPPATNTTQTRVVNATGSVISHRDHAHGDPSSDDDDGDMANNNSVNYENKPLIHRHMSDEKKRVRRRHTVGGAPDIELFKDALSQYKAKQNLTLNEASVEPLEETLTAWQRLQPGGNREPLTLRDWLERERFRASSPELEMNNMPNIMHFQRVSQQLSGSLLESNT; the protein is encoded by the exons ATGTCTTCTTCTACTAATCAAG CTCTGAGGCAAGCAACGTCAGATAATTTTGAACAAAGCTTGAAACTTTCGCTGCCACCAAGTCCTGCTGTTGCTCATGATGACCTAGGTTCTGAAGAGGCTAATACTATCCAAAGATTAACCAATCATACTTCATCATCTGACTGCTTATCAGACTTTTTCCACTACTCAGCGACTGCTAAAATAACGGACCATTTTCCAACCAAAACTCTGACAGCAAGTCCAAAGGTATTTAATGCAACAAGCGAAAGAAGAGGGAGTCACCAACACATCCACAGTGCAAGAGCTCCTGTTGCTACAATTGAAGACCCCACATCACCAGAGCTAGAGTTGGATTTTGTTGATACTACAAATACTGACGTGAGCTTTGAGCCAACTAGTCCTCGAAACATATCCACATCTGAAGGAGAAACTAGTCGAGAAGATAGTTGCCATTCGCTGGACAGTAACACTCAG AGAGCTGAGCATACAAGCGCTGAGAGAAGCACAAATAAAATTCGATTTCTACCAGCGTATAGAGAAAAAACTGTTAAAGAAATGATGCAAGATCGGTCTCCACGAGCTGTCAAATTACCAGCCAATAACAAATCAGTTTACAGGTCTCCATCAGCTAAAAGTTCTTCATCCATCATGCAAAACTACAACAATACCATGTATCCACAACCTGGTAGAATTTACAGCACTCCACCTCCCCAGATTAGGGCATATAACAATATGAACAGAAATCACCGGTCAACAATAGCGAATGCTCGCGTAAATGATGGCACACACCCACGAATGCCGATGAGAGCGGTCGAACCTCAGACCTATAATGGGATGCCATATTCTCAACCTAGGCATTCATCACCAGTCAATTATAATTCTAGCTATGGGACAGTTAGACATAATACCAACTATGGAACGGTTAGACATGATCCCAACTATGGAACGGTTAGACACGATCCCAACTATGGAGCAGCCCGACAAGAGTCTAGTAGCTATGGAACATTCAGACGAGTTATGCCATATGCGCAACACCCATCACAACCTATGAGCTATAGACGTAAAGCTACCTCTCATAGTGATATGCGAAGTAACAGTGGTAAAATGTCTAGCGATAGCTCTTCACAATCACAAGTTGATGGCAGAAATATTCGAGGTGCTAACAGTGAGTCGGAAGTAGACCGACCGTATACCTCTTCGTCCCGATTTTCTTCAAACACGTCAATACCTTCAGGTCCCTACTTAGCGTCTAGTAGCATGACAAGTCTTCCGCAATATGCCCAGCTAATTACACCATCACCGCCAACTCCTCAGAGATCGGATTCTGCCGGTAATGTCCGTCGCCCTAGCGGCCTACCACTAGAGAACAATCTTAATACAAGACATTCCTATACGGCCAACAGCCGTCCACAGAAGCTCAGTGTTCCGACTCAAAGGGTGAACTCATGTGATGACGTTTTCAATGATTCCACTGTATACACAAGGAAAAGGGGTAGTACAACTCCAACCTCTCCTGTAAGCCGCCAGCCATCCTACCTCACAGCTATGAATAAACCTATCAGACCGA AGATTTCGAGGAATGAGGAGAATGCATATTCTACTTCAGCTGTCGTTTTGAGAAACAACGCATCACCTCCAACGG AAGAAGCTCATCAAAAGATTCAGCGTAGAACATCATATATAATGGCTACATTGAGAGCATCGCCTACTGAGGAGCTCCAGAAAACACC AAATCAAAAATACCGAAAGCTAAAGAAATTTTTTGGAGAAAACACTCCTTCGATAAAGGAAGGCCAAGAGAAAGCCCTTCAGCCTTCGAGCCAACGAGAGCTGTTCACTCTGCCTGACAACCTTGAAGTGCAAAAGACTGGAATATTAGCTGTAAAAATTCTTGCGATCGAAGGCAAGAAATCTCATACTCGATCCTGGAGAGGAATGGGAGCAGTACTGAGCCGAGAAATGCTCTATCTACTAaaagacaaaaaagaaaatgcaAACATG CTGACTGCTCCTTCTGGTTCCCTCAGTATTGATGAGAAACCAATCTGTATTGTGGCTTGCTATGTAGCCATAGAATACGCCTACACCAAAAAACGGCATGTTTTTAAACTCATCACATCAACTACGTCAGAATACCTGCTGCAAGCCGAAGACGAGAGAGACATGATTGAGTGGATCAGAGCCATCGAAGCCAACAGGCACCCAGATAAAGAG AAGTCTTCTTCAATCAAG TCTGAGCGGCTAACTAGTGCTGAGCTGGTGAGACGAATTAATAACCACCACACCAAGAAAAAGAGATCACTTGGAGGCTTGTCATTCAAGTCCAAACAACAAAACACATCTCCATTTAGAG ATGGAAGTCAAAAGGGGGATGTCAAGATGACCAAAACAAGTTCTGAAACACACAAATTCCCGTTTGACAATTCAGCAGAGCAACCATCAGGAGACTTTGGCATGCCTATTCATGATTGCTCCCCATCTCATGAAAATGAGTTTGTGCCCTTAGTAGTCGAACTATGCACAAAAGCTATTGAGGACAGAGGGCTCGACTTTGTGGGCATCTACAGGGTGCCTGGCAACAAAGCAGCAGTAGAAATGCTGAAAAAGGAGCTAAACCAG GGCATAATAAACTTAGAGAACGACAAGTGGAAAGACGTGAACGTCCTCAGCAGCTTGCTAAAAACTTATTTCCGACAGCTTCCAGACTCACTTATCACTGCTAACAAGTACAAAAgttttatagaaacaaataaaataacagATGCCAGAACAAGACTAGTTGCGCTTAAACAGCTGATCAAGACCCTTCCAGATTACAACTATGAGACACTCAAATATCTTGCCATTCATCTTCGCAAAGTGGCGGAGCATGGTGAACAAAACAAg ATGGATACAAGAAATATTGCCATTGTTTTTGGACCAACCATAGTGCGGGCTGGTGATGATATGATGACATTTGTGAAAGATATGTCAGCACAATGCTGTATCATAGAAAGCATTATACTCTATTGTGATTGGATGTTTTCCTCCGCTGATGAAAATCCACCAGCTATCAACGAGGAAGATGTGTCTGTTTCGGCTGCTCCTATAAGCGAGACCATGAACAACTTGAGTGCTGTAGATTTAGTCGCAATTGCTGGTGACA AGTCAAAAAGTAAAGCCCAATTGGTGTCTGCTCTATCCAGTGCCGTAGGCAAGAAAAACAAGTCACCGCATGGTCCAGTATCCATATCATCTCCCACGACAGCTGTTTTACCACTTAATGACGAGCAGCAAGCTACTGGAGATGACCACGGATTTAAAAACCGTGATCTTCAGCAAAAG GCTGCTGCCAGGAATCAACGGCTGCAGCATCAAAAAGAAAAGGAATTGAGAGAATGGCATGTCCCTCATTATGCTGCACAGGGAACAAATACACCATCAGTAAAAGAAAGGTGCAGTCAACAGCTAGCCCCACATCCTATTGATAATTCAACAATTCCACGATGGCATTCCGAAGAATCTGTTCTCATGGAACATACACAAAAGAGAACGCATGACCAGTATCCATATCGCTCGAATAATCATTCGGAGAGGCATGTGAGACAGCTCTCCTATGGGGAACATGAAAGCACACCACCTCCACCAATACCCGCTCGTGGTGTTGACTCTAAACCACCGCTGCCGCCAAAACCTATGCAGTTGTACCACGCAAAACCCACGTGCATCAATTCCCCCGAGTGGGAAGGCCTACCTCGCCAACTATATGAGAATTATGAACATTTAGAATTGGAAAAACCAGAACATATGCCTCCTCAAAGAACTCTGAGAATCATCCAAAGTCAACTAAAAACAGCTAGCTTACGTCGACGTGGCTCTTTAGACTCAATGATGGATACACTGGAGCCATTCCATGCATACTCATCAAGCTCAAGCACAGAGTCACAAGATGGCTCAGGGTTGCTTTCAAGTCTTACCGCTACATTTGatcacaaattaaaacttttagaaGAGCAATCATTTGGACAGAGTAGTAGTAGTCGAGAAAGAACTAGTACTTCAACAGGCCCATCACGTCATGGCTCTTCTGAGCAAAGTCGTGAAAGTTTGCTCAGTATACTCAGTAACAAAGACCACATGAATGCATGTGAGTCGTTTTCATCTACACAGGACATGCAGAGCTCAGATAGAGGTTTTGATGGTTCTACATCAAGTGTTGGCAGTGTTCCATACCGTCCAGATGCAAAAGTAGGCATTGCCTCCAGAATAGAACGCAAGGACATGAAACCAATGGGTTACCCACCAGCGACTAACACAACTCAAACACGGGTTGTTAATGCAACAGGCAGTGTCATATCGCACAGAGATCATGCTCATGGAGATCCCAGCAGTGATGATGATGATGGAGACATGGCAAACAATAATAGTGTGAATTATGAGAATAAACCACTAATACACCGGCATATGAGTGATGAGAAGAAACGGGTTAGGAGACGACACACAGTTGGTGGAGCACCAGACATAGAACTGTTTAAAGATGCACTTTCTCAATATAAAGCCAAACAGAATTTGACGTTGAATGAAGCAAGTGTAGAGCCTCTAGAAGAAACTTTGACAGCTTGGCAAAGATTGCAGCCAGGAGGCAATAGAGAACCATTAACCTTGCGAGACTGGCTTGAGCGAGAACGCTTTAGAGCCAGCTCTCCTGAATTGGAAATGAACAACATGCCAAATATTATGCATTTTCAAAGGGTTAGTCAGCAATTGTCTGGCTCACTTCTGGAGTCCAACACATAG